A stretch of the Candidatus Latescibacterota bacterium genome encodes the following:
- a CDS encoding CusA/CzcA family heavy metal efflux RND transporter, which yields MINKIIQYALKYKWMIVLGFAAICGLGLYSLPRLSIDAFPDISPNLVQVFAELEGMAAEEVERFVTMPVEVAMRGIPGVKKVRSISSLGLSTVNIYFEDDVDIYLARQLVSERIGEAEEDIPQIMNMTHGLEMGAIASGMGKILAYYLKGDGHDIAELRTLQDWIVKRDIQTQSGIAKVISQGGHVRQYQIKVDPGRLQQFDLTLDDLIDATRMNNLNLGAGILERGQEELVVRTLGLIDNIEDIERIVIHSFEGTPVSIGDVARVEYGNAFRRGVAIFDGVDEIVTGSVYKTYGANSFEVIERLKERIEEINSMLPDGVEVVTYYDQSSLVRNSINTVRTALILGLVLVCLVSFLFLGNLRNALIVLCSLPFSTLFAFIIMYRSNIPGDLISFGGVAIALGMIVDATIIMVEKIQTKFDDSIDLSTPTEKILSAVGEVGRPIFFATVIIIIVFIPVFTLGEIEGKMFRPLASAISVTMAGALIYALVIAPVFYRLLHRRGNKSDKSRVSGPVMLDHYKSVLQFFLRRRLTVISGMVLLVLAGGLMFKRLGREFVPTLQEGTIQVLAYMNPNISLNEITVTTREISQIIMEFDEIESVIADIGYGEVGPHMHHTNYACITVNLKPGNEWTDVSSQEELVSLIDEKVGGYPGVTYSFSQPVKHEIDGLVGGAGTAVVVRVFGHDMALLKEKADEINSILSDIRGASDVRTEQVDGQTQLQIIIDDEQVARYGLNGYRIQNMIQNSIAGIEVGQVFEGDRSFDITARFDEDFREDQTSIARMLIKTPDGFNVPVSELAEIKTVTGLRQISREDTRRYVSVQCNVRGRDNGGFVREAQDVVADSVDLPPGYRIAWGGQFELQEAADRRLAIIMPITLLFVLILLYGLFNSFKDVLLIMLNIPLALVGGVFALALAGENVSIPSSIGFIALFGIALTDGLVLISRFGYLRKQGLDLRETVIAGSLSKFRPVLMTTVTTALGLLPLVLSSGTGSEVQRPLAIVVIGGLISSTFLTLIVLPVLYEWITIRTRQA from the coding sequence ATGATCAATAAAATTATTCAATATGCGCTGAAATACAAATGGATGATTGTTCTCGGATTCGCAGCTATCTGCGGGTTAGGGTTGTATTCACTGCCGAGATTGTCCATTGACGCCTTTCCCGACATCAGTCCGAATCTGGTACAGGTCTTCGCGGAGCTTGAAGGCATGGCTGCCGAGGAAGTGGAACGATTTGTAACGATGCCGGTGGAAGTCGCAATGAGAGGTATTCCCGGCGTGAAGAAGGTCAGATCGATATCTTCTCTTGGTCTCTCAACGGTAAACATTTATTTTGAAGATGATGTGGATATATATCTCGCTCGCCAGCTTGTCTCGGAGAGGATTGGGGAAGCGGAAGAGGATATACCTCAAATCATGAACATGACTCATGGTCTGGAAATGGGAGCTATCGCCAGTGGAATGGGGAAGATCCTGGCATACTACCTGAAGGGAGACGGACATGATATCGCCGAACTTCGTACACTTCAGGACTGGATAGTAAAAAGAGACATCCAGACTCAATCAGGAATAGCGAAAGTAATAAGCCAGGGTGGTCATGTACGTCAGTATCAGATAAAAGTAGATCCTGGCAGACTCCAGCAGTTCGATCTCACGCTGGACGACCTGATCGATGCTACCCGCATGAACAATTTGAATCTTGGTGCAGGGATACTTGAACGGGGACAGGAAGAACTGGTAGTCAGGACTCTTGGACTCATCGATAACATAGAAGACATAGAAAGAATAGTCATACATTCCTTTGAAGGAACACCTGTCTCTATCGGGGATGTGGCCAGAGTCGAATATGGGAACGCGTTCAGGCGTGGTGTCGCGATATTCGACGGTGTTGACGAGATCGTGACAGGAAGCGTATATAAGACCTACGGTGCCAATTCGTTTGAAGTGATAGAGAGACTGAAGGAAAGAATAGAAGAGATCAACAGTATGCTTCCGGACGGCGTCGAGGTCGTCACATACTACGATCAGTCTTCGCTGGTCAGGAACAGTATTAATACTGTAAGGACAGCTCTTATCCTGGGCCTTGTCCTAGTGTGTCTCGTCTCGTTTCTGTTTCTCGGTAATCTTCGAAATGCCCTCATAGTCCTCTGTTCATTGCCATTCTCGACCCTTTTCGCATTTATAATCATGTACCGGAGTAATATTCCAGGTGACCTGATATCATTTGGAGGTGTGGCAATAGCCCTGGGTATGATAGTAGATGCTACTATTATCATGGTGGAGAAGATTCAGACAAAATTCGATGACTCGATCGACCTGTCTACTCCGACAGAGAAGATACTCTCAGCAGTGGGAGAAGTAGGGCGGCCGATCTTTTTTGCTACCGTAATCATCATCATTGTATTCATACCTGTATTTACTCTTGGAGAGATCGAAGGAAAGATGTTTCGGCCTCTTGCCTCCGCGATATCGGTCACAATGGCGGGTGCTTTGATATATGCTCTGGTGATAGCTCCGGTTTTCTACCGGCTTCTTCACAGGAGAGGGAATAAGTCTGACAAGAGCAGAGTATCAGGACCTGTAATGCTGGATCATTACAAATCTGTTCTGCAGTTTTTTCTGCGTCGAAGACTCACAGTGATCTCCGGGATGGTACTGCTGGTGTTGGCAGGTGGGCTTATGTTCAAGCGACTGGGAAGGGAGTTTGTCCCGACGCTTCAGGAAGGGACCATCCAGGTACTTGCCTATATGAATCCGAATATCTCTCTTAACGAAATTACCGTGACGACCAGGGAGATATCACAAATCATCATGGAATTCGATGAGATAGAATCTGTGATCGCGGATATAGGGTATGGTGAAGTGGGCCCTCATATGCATCACACAAATTACGCCTGTATAACAGTCAATCTCAAGCCCGGAAACGAATGGACCGATGTCAGTTCGCAGGAAGAACTGGTCAGTCTGATAGATGAAAAGGTCGGTGGATATCCTGGAGTCACTTACAGTTTTTCTCAACCTGTCAAGCATGAGATCGATGGTCTGGTAGGTGGAGCGGGTACTGCTGTGGTTGTAAGGGTCTTTGGCCATGATATGGCCCTGCTGAAAGAAAAGGCGGATGAGATAAACTCGATTCTTTCAGATATCAGAGGAGCTTCAGATGTAAGGACCGAGCAGGTCGATGGTCAGACTCAGTTGCAGATCATTATCGATGACGAGCAGGTAGCCAGGTATGGCCTCAACGGGTACAGGATACAGAACATGATCCAGAACTCGATTGCCGGAATCGAAGTGGGACAGGTATTTGAGGGAGACAGATCTTTCGATATAACAGCCAGGTTTGATGAAGATTTCCGCGAGGACCAGACATCAATTGCCAGGATGCTGATTAAAACACCGGATGGCTTCAATGTGCCTGTGTCCGAACTGGCAGAGATAAAGACGGTCACCGGCCTGAGACAGATAAGCCGGGAAGATACCAGGCGATATGTTTCGGTACAGTGCAATGTAAGAGGCAGGGATAACGGCGGCTTTGTCAGAGAGGCCCAGGATGTAGTGGCTGACTCTGTGGATCTTCCCCCCGGATACAGAATAGCCTGGGGTGGACAGTTCGAACTTCAGGAAGCAGCCGACAGGAGACTGGCGATCATCATGCCGATAACGTTGTTATTTGTCCTTATCTTGCTTTATGGATTATTCAATTCATTTAAGGATGTCTTGTTGATCATGCTCAATATTCCACTGGCCCTTGTCGGAGGTGTCTTTGCGCTTGCCCTGGCAGGCGAGAATGTAAGCATACCCTCTTCAATAGGTTTTATCGCGTTATTTGGCATCGCTCTGACCGATGGCCTTGTTCTGATATCGAGGTTCGGGTATTTGAGAAAACAGGGACTGGATCTCAGGGAGACAGTGATAGCCGGGAGTCTATCGAAATTCAGGCCAGTACTTATGACAACTGTGACCACTGCTCTTGGCCTGCTGCCTCTTGTCCTTTCTTCCGGTACAGGATCTGAAGTGCAGCGGCCGTTGGCGATCGTGGTCA
- a CDS encoding efflux RND transporter periplasmic adaptor subunit, which produces MMRYWKLVILAIFVILFVIVMSMRSVPQADENQSHVCSEDDDHDDHNISGDDPGHEHAHEDTVDIHAHEHGTDEDHSGHDHELPLKEDNMDHGHEHPAGELSVDHEHEAISENVVHMTEEDMIRYGITIGKAGRGIFDLQHRVRGELVLNSDRTVQIVPRVTGIVRVVEADLGDQMKNGDVLAVIESRELADYKAGYLASVEKWKLAGSIFEREDKLFKEGISSKSEFLSAKNGLAEAEISMNSSERKLFALGFDRVMLEALDFSHIEQFALYEIRAPFDGTVIRKHLAEGESVTGDDEIFLFSDLNIIWADLRLYPSDMGLLSEGQEVIISDQAGMPATRGLISHIDPVMDRNTRTALARVVLENRDGRLRPGTFITAEIVIDNVSASLVAPGAAIQYVEDSPVVFVWDGDGFTLRSVMVGRRNAEKAEIISGLSQGEIIAITNSFRIKAELEKSPDASCSGHGHAH; this is translated from the coding sequence ATGATGAGATACTGGAAGTTGGTTATTTTAGCGATTTTCGTCATTCTGTTCGTGATTGTAATGTCAATGAGATCTGTGCCACAAGCAGATGAAAATCAATCGCATGTGTGTTCAGAAGATGATGACCATGATGATCACAATATCAGTGGAGATGATCCCGGACACGAACATGCTCATGAAGATACGGTGGACATCCATGCACATGAACATGGTACAGACGAGGATCATTCAGGTCATGACCACGAACTTCCTCTGAAAGAGGATAATATGGATCATGGCCATGAACACCCTGCAGGAGAACTGTCCGTCGATCACGAACACGAGGCTATCTCTGAAAATGTAGTTCATATGACCGAAGAAGACATGATCAGGTATGGAATCACCATTGGGAAAGCAGGGCGGGGAATATTCGATCTTCAGCATCGCGTCAGAGGCGAACTTGTATTGAACTCGGATCGAACAGTTCAAATCGTTCCACGGGTCACCGGGATAGTGAGGGTTGTCGAAGCCGACCTGGGAGATCAGATGAAGAATGGTGATGTCCTTGCCGTGATAGAGAGCCGGGAACTCGCGGATTATAAAGCTGGATATCTTGCCTCTGTTGAGAAGTGGAAACTGGCGGGGTCCATTTTCGAGCGGGAGGATAAACTTTTCAAAGAAGGTATATCCTCAAAATCCGAATTTCTGTCTGCTAAGAACGGATTAGCAGAAGCGGAGATCTCCATGAACAGCTCGGAGAGGAAGTTGTTCGCTCTGGGATTTGACAGAGTGATGCTGGAGGCTCTGGATTTCTCGCATATCGAACAATTTGCGTTATACGAGATCAGGGCTCCCTTCGATGGTACTGTGATAAGAAAACATCTGGCCGAGGGGGAGTCTGTGACTGGCGATGACGAAATATTCCTCTTTTCCGACCTGAATATTATCTGGGCTGATCTGAGGCTGTATCCGTCCGACATGGGATTATTGTCTGAAGGACAGGAAGTGATCATATCCGATCAAGCGGGGATGCCTGCCACAAGAGGGCTGATAAGCCATATCGATCCAGTCATGGATAGGAATACGAGGACTGCACTTGCGAGAGTCGTTCTGGAGAACAGAGATGGCAGGCTCAGGCCAGGCACATTCATCACAGCAGAGATTGTTATTGATAATGTCTCCGCATCCCTGGTCGCTCCAGGGGCAGCTATACAATATGTGGAGGACAGTCCCGTTGTATTCGTTTGGGACGGTGACGGTTTTACTCTGCGATCAGTCATGGTCGGCAGAAGGAATGCTGAAAAAGCGGAGATTATTTCAGGATTGTCGCAGGGCGAAATTATAGCCATAACAAATTCATTTCGTATAAAGGCTGAACTGGAGAAATCACCCGATGCCTCCTGTAGTGGACACGGGCATGCTCATTAG
- a CDS encoding TolC family protein, whose amino-acid sequence MSRKSIIVVLLLFTVAGMGCKNAGESLVLPEPAQLGSGYDTYHPVAKTGDIEEYAVPSSELKEISLSQCLSLALMHNPRLRAFSWNVRAREAELIQAGLTPDPELDVEVDGVGGPGEMSGFQSSEFSFRLSKIIELGGKKSKRIKLASLEQQSAGWDYEKVRLDLFAEVTKTFIEVVAAQERMAITEDLLDISEQLLRSVEKRVEAGKDADLEEKKARVILSRMKIQYDVCTRKLDEARRRLSSMWGDERSVFGTAIGSLDSMSPVPSYEIFQEMLTGHYGIRQGELKVERMQAALDLENALAIPDISFSGGIKKFNKSGEKLLLFGVSIPLPLRNRNQGARLRAGYELAGAAENLREVHSRVNVELFEKYSLFSSAYIEASQLKKNILGSAEAVFAASMKSYENGKSDYLNVLDSQRMLFEVRTQYIDALVRYHSAGAEIERLTGSPVDKEGLYDGRRK is encoded by the coding sequence ATGTCGAGAAAATCAATAATTGTTGTCCTGCTGCTTTTTACTGTGGCAGGGATGGGGTGTAAAAATGCCGGGGAAAGCCTGGTTTTGCCGGAACCGGCACAACTGGGAAGCGGATACGATACATATCATCCGGTCGCGAAAACTGGAGATATCGAAGAGTATGCGGTACCTTCAAGCGAGCTGAAAGAGATCAGTCTTTCCCAATGTCTATCGCTTGCTTTAATGCATAATCCCCGTTTGAGAGCATTTTCCTGGAATGTGAGAGCGCGTGAGGCGGAGTTGATCCAGGCAGGACTCACTCCTGATCCCGAACTCGATGTCGAAGTCGATGGTGTGGGTGGCCCCGGGGAGATGAGTGGTTTTCAGAGTTCGGAATTTTCCTTTCGCCTGAGCAAGATAATCGAACTCGGGGGCAAGAAGAGTAAACGTATAAAGCTCGCCTCTCTGGAACAGCAATCTGCCGGTTGGGATTATGAGAAAGTCAGACTGGATCTGTTTGCCGAAGTTACAAAAACGTTTATAGAGGTAGTCGCTGCACAGGAGAGGATGGCAATAACTGAAGATCTTCTTGATATATCGGAACAGCTTTTGCGGTCTGTGGAAAAAAGAGTCGAAGCAGGAAAGGACGCAGACCTGGAAGAGAAGAAAGCGCGTGTCATTTTATCGAGAATGAAAATTCAGTATGATGTCTGTACCAGAAAACTCGATGAGGCACGCAGGCGATTGTCTTCGATGTGGGGGGATGAACGATCTGTATTCGGCACTGCCATCGGAAGCCTCGACTCGATGAGCCCTGTTCCATCATATGAGATATTTCAGGAGATGCTCACAGGTCATTACGGGATCAGACAGGGCGAGCTGAAAGTAGAGCGGATGCAAGCGGCCCTTGATCTGGAGAATGCACTGGCAATACCAGATATCAGCTTCAGCGGTGGAATAAAAAAGTTTAACAAGTCTGGTGAGAAGCTGCTGCTGTTTGGCGTGTCAATTCCACTTCCACTGCGTAATCGAAATCAGGGGGCAAGACTTCGCGCAGGATACGAACTTGCCGGTGCCGCAGAGAACTTGAGAGAAGTCCATTCCAGAGTCAACGTGGAGTTGTTTGAAAAATACAGCTTGTTTTCATCAGCCTATATCGAAGCTTCCCAGCTGAAGAAGAATATCCTTGGTAGTGCGGAGGCGGTATTCGCGGCATCGATGAAAAGTTATGAAAATGGTAAGAGCGATTATCTGAACGTCCTCGACTCTCAAAGAATGCTGTTCGAAGTAAGGACGCAGTACATCGATGCACTTGTCCGGTATCATTCGGCAGGGGCGGAGATCGAACGATTGACCGGAAGTCCTGTCGATAAAGAGGGACTCTATGATGGCAGGAGGAAATGA